The sequence CGAGATAGCAAAGAGAATTATTGAGCTTGCACAGCAAAACGGAATACCCATTACAGAGAACGACTCTTTAACCGAAATTCTTTCAAAACTAGATCTTGGCGTGGAAATTCCGCCAGAAACATACAAAGCAGTAGCTGAAATTCTTGCCTTTTTGTACCGCACGGATGAGGCTTGGCGAAAAAAGAAGCTGGAACAAAGCAAGAAATAACATTGAGAGACTGTAAGAAGGAGGTAGTTTTTAGGTAATCCTTTTGATTGTGTTGCTAGTCATTAATAACTTCGCATAACATCCATATAGTTTTCGCACCGACGGTGGACAATTGTTCTTCTGTCTTAGTTTCTGTAACGATTAGAGCCACTTATGTCATCTGTTACAAACCCATTAACGGGCCAACAATTCGGAGCTGCTAATGGCGATCCTTCTAAA comes from Deltaproteobacteria bacterium and encodes:
- a CDS encoding EscU/YscU/HrcU family type III secretion system export apparatus switch protein, encoding MIRARFQELADGDCPVEKQSAANKRKRAVALSYAQGENAPKIVATGAGEIAKRIIELAQQNGIPITENDSLTEILSKLDLGVEIPPETYKAVAEILAFLYRTDEAWRKKKLEQSKK